The Gadus macrocephalus chromosome 13, ASM3116895v1 genome includes a window with the following:
- the LOC132471030 gene encoding inhibin beta E chain, with protein MLSRVLLLVLPTKQNVRTSIKESNITSMILPTLLLIASLMLTGLRAEVKTGGDSPGCVSCGLPALDKEAEDRLMIEVAKQQILSKLHLKERPNITHTIPRVALLTALRKLQAGRVSNTIPTKDHGYEIVSFAETEERGSAPNASLGLTFQFLQEHGQNIQVLQSSLWVYARSSGLDPHRIRAQVFLSGLPGDSNRTLLVEKTLDVQESNWHTFTITRPLQAFLDREHSHLHLEVSCREDGGENLCSLQGSSSSSSAGDNPHHQPFLVAKVRQHDDQSKHSLRKRSLRCGDDVTVCCKRDFYIKFKDIQWQDWIIAPEGYHMNYCMGQCPQHLSGSPGIASSFHATVFSQLKINGINTAVTSCCVPTERRPLSMMYFNSQHNIVKMDVPDMIVDSCGCT; from the exons ATGCTTTCACGTGTGTTATTACTTGTGCTGCCTACAAAACAAAACGTGCGCACTTCGATTAAGGAGAGCAACATAACGTCGATGATATTGCCAACGTTGTTATTGATTGCTTCTCTGATGTTGACGGGGCTCCGGGCTGAGGTCAAGACTGGTGGTGATTCCCCAGGGTGTGTGTCCTGTGGTTTGCCGGCACTGGATAAGGAAGCGGAGGACAGACTGATGATCGAGGTCGCGAAGCAACAGATTTTGAGCAAATTGCACCTTAAAGAGAGACCAAACATCACTCATACAATTCCTCGGGTGGCGCTTTTAACGGCGCTTCGCAAACTCCAAGCGGGGCGCGTCAGCAACACCATACCCACGAAAGATCATGGCTACGAGATAGTAAGCTTTGCAGAAACAG AGGAGAGAGGCAGTGCGCCCAACGCTAGCCTCGGCCTCACCTTCCAGTTCCTGCAGGAGCACGGCCAAAACATCCAGGTGCTCCAGTCCTCTCTGTGGGTATATGCCCGCTCCTCTGGCCTGGACCCCCACCGTATACGAGCCCAGGTCTTCCTGTCCGGCCTCCCCGGGGACTCAAACCGCACTCTGCTTGTCGAGAAGACGCTGGACGTCCAGGAGAGCAACTGGCACACCTTCACCATCACCCGCCCGCTGCAGGCCTTCCTGGACCGCGAACACAGCCACCTCCACCTGGAGGTCAGCTGCCGGGAGGACGGCGGGGAGAATCTGTGCTCCTTACAgggctcctccagctcctccagcgccggcgacaacccccaccaccagcccttCCTTGTGGCCAAGGTGCGGCAACACGACGACCAGTCCAAACACTCGCTGAGGAAGCGTTCGCTCCGGTGCGGCGACGACGTCACCGTGTGCTGCAAGAGGGACTTCTACATCAAGTTCAAGGACATCCAGTGGCAGGACTGGATCATCGCCCCAGAGGGCTACCACATGAACTACTGCATGGGCCAGTGTCCGCAGCATCTGTCCGGGTCCCCCGGCATCGCGTCCTCCTTCCACGCCACGGTGTTCAGCCAGCTGAAGATCAACGGCATCAACACGGCCGTGACGTCCTGCTGCGTTCCCACCGAGCGCAGGCCGCTCTCCATGATGTACTTCAACTCGCAGCACAACATCGTGAAGATGGACGTCCCCGACATGATCGTGGATTCCTGCGGATGCACATAG